One Nicotiana tomentosiformis chromosome 1, ASM39032v3, whole genome shotgun sequence genomic window, taatttcagttttttccagatttaaaaaaaaaattgttttagaaattgcttttcgggtatgggtaatgggtaTGGTTATGGgtatgagtctttttaattaattaggagacatttagaattggccaacaggacgatgacacgtgtccctcgtttaaatgaggggtatatttgaacccaaaatatAGCGACAgaggtatatttggactcatagtataacgaagggtatatttaaatatttttcgaaaGTATAGGGGTATGTATATTTAGCCCTTTTTCGAATTATAAAAGTACAAAACTTCTTCTCCAAGGAGAGGATAAGACATAGAAAGAGATTTATTAGGAGCGTTTTTCCCTTCCTTCACCAAATAGTCCTAATAGAATAAAAATTTAGGGCAAAACACAAACAAATTTTGTAGGTTATTACAAATGAATACTTATATAGAATTAATTTAAAGGGACTTTGTCTTCAAATGTGTagcagaagaaaaaaaataactgCACTAAATGTTTCGTCTTCCCGAAATGGCCACTGTAGACAAAATCATACTTGTGAAATTTGACCTAATGAAATGAATACTTTCTTTTGGTGTAAACGTCAAGAAAGTAATACTATTAGAAAGAAAACAACAGAACAGAAATGGCTTCTGTGAGAATATTGTACACTTAGCTTCTCTCTATTTTACCACAGGCCTTAACATGAATGTGTTTATGAGCACGTCGATACCCTCAAAATTGCAGTGGGAAAATGATTAGTATATAAACAGTTGAAATACATTTAGACTAACTAGCAATGACTGATTGAGCCGAAAATAAATGCAAAGGAAAATCTGAGTACTATATACAACTTAATTTTCctcaaaacaaaattaaaaagaaggaaaaaacccTATAAACATGAAACGCCAACAAAAGGTACCATCAATCAATACTCCAAGAACGTATGCAGTATAAAGTTGGTTTTCTCCAACTCATCCTGCAGTGTGTATTTAAATGCATATAATTTGAAAGATGCAGTTGATTCTCTTGCCTTAAAAACTGTACTCTTCAACTAGCAAAACTGGAGAACTATACTCCTAATCTGCACTTGGCCTTATATACAAATTTCTGCTCAATACCATTATCTTGGTATCGACCAATggaagctagtactcaaaatgagaACCTGCCCCATTTGCAACTCGTCTTTTATCCGAGAAAATCCCTCCCATTTCTGACTGTTCTGTTTTATAAGGTCTGCTTGAATCTGCATCTATGTCTTTAGGAAACCatcttccttaaatttcaagttcattTTCCATATATTCTGTATCAGACCATTCTTGCTCTTCTTCACTAACCTGACCATCAGTCACTTCAACCATATCTCTCCTAGCAATATTAGTAGAAGAACCGGTATCTGTTTCAGAGATGATAGAAGAAGTTCCAAATAAACTAACATCTTCTCTATCATTGGCATCAGAATCTGCACAAATGCACGCTGATGGATTTTCATGAAACTCTCCCCTGCCTGGTTTTACCTCCATTGGCTCTCCCATGAAACCTATTTGAGACGTTCGAACTTGTGAGGCAAACTCTTCCCATGTCATGTTATTTCGATTAAGGAACAACTTATAAAGCTTCTTAGCATTTGGGCGGATAGTTGGTTTGTGACCAAAATATCTCCTGCGACACGAAAAGGATGTTTCAGAAGTTTTGCCCTTTCCCTGATTAACAGACTAGCAAATAATGTAACATGGTGTTTTGGTAAAGAATATGGCACGGCAtatcatttaaattatttatgaagTCAGCTAACTGATTCAGGTCAAAAACACCAAGTAGCTTACCTTCTTCCAGCAAGCATTCTTGCCATATTACCGTTGTTATTGGACACGAATACATCACTCTCATCACAAACCATGAAATCTAATGCAGCCATCCTAGAAGAGAAGGAAGAGAAAGGTGCCAACTCCTCCTTGCTGGCAATTGTTTCTTTGGAATAAAAATTTGGAAATAGAGCCTTAAGAGGAGCCAATGTCTCCTCTCCTCCATAAATTTCTCCAGATGCCACATAAATATGAACATCATTACCGAAACCAAGTGCTCTAAGCATAAGACCAATTTCCTCAGGAGTGAGAGGGCATTTTCCATGCCTTCGTTCCTTATCTGGGTTTCTTGCCTGCATTTTATGCCAAAGAAGCAATACTATATTAACTATAAGTAGGGGCAATGTATGGACTAATTGTTACTAAAATAGGTAGTGACTCACATGTAATGTCTTCCACCTCTTTCGTATTTTACCTAGTTCTTTCCTTTCCTTGTCTCCTCCACCGTAATAGCATCCAGAGAATGCAAGCATATCTGGTTCAAACCTAGCGCATGGTAAACAAGTATCAGCAAGCATATTCCAATTCAGAATATTGACTTAGGAGTCCATAATCTACACTGACAAGATCAACATTCCCATCCTAAAGGGATGTCATTGAATCTGAAATAGCACCAAAACACACATAGGTAATCCAGTTTAACAAATCTGCAATATATGCAACACCAATATGGCTGAGCTTTCGCCTTTTCTATTACATCACCAGATCTAGGCAACAAAAATGACTTTTGAGTTCACGTGATTTGCTGTTGTTTTTTTAAGAATGATATAAAAGTATATTTTTTAAAAGAATTCATGAACAAAGAAAAGAACATTTGCGTAAAACATCTGTGGACATAAATGTCAATCAAATTACCTCAGATGCAAGGCAACAAAGTGATTGCTCTTCATTCTTATCCTTTCAACCAATTTTCTACCCATTTCAATTATGGGATCAGTAAACTTCAATGCATGAAAATTGACTCTACATCTCAGCTTCTGCATATCTATATCCAACCGATTGGAAAGCCTGTAATCAAATTTTGTTAGCTGAACAGCCTGCATCAGAACAAAGCAAAGAGTCAACAAAATGAGAATCTATGTCCAAAAACAAACTAGTTAATCTAGACATGTTTAAAGGTCCAGTTGGAGAAACCAAAAGAAAACAATGCGCAATAAATTATACAGCTACTCTGTAAAATAAGACATTGAATCTATCAGTGCCGATGGTGCACATTTCAGCTTTAAAGACTTAAAAGTTCATGGATGATTCACACAAAAAGTTTGCAGGTTGCCTACTCAACTACACAGACATCGTCAAGAAGATATGCTTGACTTGCATTTTTTCCTGGAAATAAGGTGGAGCTTGCGTTGTATGGATAGTAAATCTGCGTCTAGCTTTCAGTAGCTTGAAGTTTCAAATGTTGAACTACTATGACTTGGTTGTGCATTAGAGCAATATGGATGGGGAAAATACTACATTTCAGCACGAGTTGCCACATACATTTATAATGCAGCAAGAGTAACAGAATACTAAGAACTAAGGGAATCATGTGATGTACACAACTTTCATGTCATGGGATGATATCATGTTCTGATGCACTGGATAAGGCAAACATGCCCCTTTAATCTATAAAGGACTTACATGCTTTTTCTTTAAAATAGGCAGAATGCGTGTTTGATAACACTTGGCATTGCACTTCCTTGGAACACGTGTTGTATATGGAGTTATGACTTTATCTCTAATTCTTGGAATATCCCTAATAATTTTGACATCTTTTGAGAGGTGTGATATAAACCGGTCGACATCAAAAATCTCAGAGAAGTTGCTGCACGAAGAAAGAAATGTTTAAGCCTCATGAATTGTAGTACACTATAACAAACAAAAAGATAGCTCACAAAACGCCTTTGTGCAAATATTATTCCAAATAAAACCTTGAATCTTTCCAGTAGGATTTCTGGTCAAGTTTTGGAACTACAAGGACGGCATTCAAGATATGAGCTGCAACAACTGCATCTACAATCTGCATCCAGCACGAATATGATTTGAAACTCAAATTTGATTTAGCATTCTCTAAAATGTAACAGAAAATAATTAGAGTTCCCAGGGCCAAAAATCTGCTCGTTTTATCTATGTTTTAATATAAACTTTTACAGTGTCCAGAAATGGACTTGCTGATTCATGATAGCAGGTAAGCAAGACAAGTCAGTGTCAACAGAAACTAGATCCACTGCCACAAATATAAAGACCACGAGTAAGTAAATTAATCGGATCCTTAATTTCTTTAACTGCTCTATATCGATAACCATCAAAATGATGCTGTTAATTAGTTTCTGTCAGGTCAAAAGGAAGGAGATTCAAACAAGGTAAACTGATGGTAAAGGCTAAAAGTTGGGACAAGGGACCCTTTTGCAAAATTATGGGATCAGGGAGCGAACCAGCGAAAATCTCTTGACTTTTCATTCATGGTATTATTGAAAAGCTACCACTCGCAATCCCTATGCTGTTGAATGTTACAGCCTTACAGGTAACATTAATAACAAGTGCTTACGCACCAGATCATCATTCCAACTTCCAAGTGAAAATATTCTCATTCTTTCTTAATTTTGATAGAAGCTAAAATACTAATCAAATTGCTTTTTTCACTGTACCCATGCCAAAAATTAGCAATTAACCAGTTCAAACGAGGTCTTATAGTACATTCATAAGGGAGGATGTCATTCAGGTATCCTCAAGGACATGCTTTAATTAGAGGTTTAAAATTTTGAACACTTGAACTTATATCTTACCTAGGTCTGAAtgctttttttctttcaaaagttACCAAAAATGCAAGTATATACTATATCTCAAATGCAGTGGGGTGTGACTTGGGAATTAAATCCATCAAGGAAAAACATTAAAACAACATAAAACCTATGGTCAAGTATCTCTCTCTGTGGTGCCTCTCCATATTGTTGACCTTCAATTAGGAAAACATTGGCAAGGaattttgaaaaaagaaattACCCCAGTTCTCTGTTGATTCAAGCCTCCACTAGTTGCAATCATCAAGTACCTATTGGGATGAGTATTAACCTCTGCACCTGCAAATGTTATAACAAGGCCACACATCAGACGAATATACAGAGTACAGAACACGTTACGAAGACTAAAAGCAGTGAACTTTTCATTAACTTTAAGACTATGTCAAGATTCAAAGGCGAGGACAAAACAATAAAGGTGAATCTTTCCTCAACAAATTCACGTATAATTACAAAAAGGCTAAAACAAATTAAAATGGACCCACTTGGAAATTTGTCGCTGGAATTACTGCAGCCGTGGTATAACTTAGATTGCTTTGAAGTCCATATGTCTCCGCTTAAACTTCCACCACCCATCTACATGTTCAAAATCAGGaagaaaatattcaaacaaagaaaTTAACCATATTTTACGTATATATGGAAAGAGTCAAAAGTGCAATATCTGTAACGCTTGCTCACCGGAACGCAAAAGACGTGTTCTTTTTGCAGGTTCATCTGCAGCTCCGTTCCGTTATTGAACTAAACGCAGTAaacaaaacagaaaaaaaaacaGACCCAGAACAAAGATTAacagaaagaagaaaaacaataATGTAATGGTTGATGAAATGAATGAGaatattatatatatgtagatacaTACCCAGATAGGATTGATAAGGTGATGGTGTTGAGAAGTGATGGGAGGAGAAAAAAGcacaaagaagaaaagaagaccGCCGGATAAAGCGGAGAGGAGAGGAATGAGGTGGTGAATACGGCGGCGTCTTTTGAATATCAGAGTGTGGAGAATGATTTGGAGTACAAGAAACAATCTTTCATGGCTTCGTTGTTTTCTCCTCTTCATATTTGTATAATAATACTATAATGAACAAAGTAGCTTTTTTAACAGTGTATATAGGCTATAGGTGAGAGTTGAGTAGAAGGAAGAAAATAGGAAGTGGTTGCTAACAAACATTTCATTTCCAAAGAGAGTGAACTTCGTTTCCGGCAGCTATTACGTCTTTATTTTTGGGGGTTGGCCGTATGACAAAGACACACAACATATATAGCATTAAAATGTTTATTTCATTCACCGTATTCACTTTCCCCCAGGTACGGCTGTTTACCTAAAGTTTCTGTGTTTTTGCTTTGTTTCCATCCACTAttctatttttatatatatactccctCTTTGAAAGTGCGACAGTGACGCACCTAATTTCTAATTAGGTGAATTCACATATTCATTGTTTATCTTTGTGAGATAAAATGTATAGTATATACTTAGTAATGTTGGATAAAAAGTGGAGTAGTCTTCGATTTTAATTACAAAGCTGAGGCTAGAGCTATACCTTCTCAAAAGTATATCTTCTGGAGATGTGCTAAGGTTAAATTATCTAATATTTGATCTCAAGTCaatttaatttctttatttaaaaaataatatatggAGAAACTATACAATAAATGTACTTAAAATGTATAAAGTAGAAGACAAATGACTTATCCCATCAAATAGTAATATTGCAATATAAGATGAAATATTAAAAGGCATAAAttttcataatataaatatattttccaaTGTTTTAAAATTTGTTTTACTCTCTCAAAAGTGATAATGACATCTAAAACAGAACGAGTATAAATTGGGATTCTAATGCTACCGTGTTTAGTTGTAATTAACCCGTTGAACTTTTCAAAATGTTCATTAGTAAATTACTAAAATAAACCCAACCGTAGATATCTTCTCTTTGCCTCGACTAAGTCGAACGTAAATTGTACCACAATTGGCAGAAATCTATGCTCCCATTACCAATAACTCGCTCAATATACAAATCTATGTGAAGCAAATTAAACTTGTCCAATGATTTTACAAGCAAATGTGTGTAATTTTCAATTAATTGTTCATATTGTGTTATTCGGCTCTTGCTCTTTTCTTTGTTTTAATTATACAGAAAGTTACTTGggtcaaattaatttttttgaGTTATAGAAAGTGCAACTCATAGATTTAAGCTTAATTCTCATAGAATAAAACGAATTTGAAtaaattaaagaggaaattagtGAGATAAGTATGATTCATATTGTCAATCAAAATTAGTCAAAGATTGAAGcatatataattaattaatattatttttgccTAGAATTATGGTATTTTTTTATTTCAGTACGACACGATAATGTCATCACACAAAATTGAtttatgtgggggattgttgaggtttttaagatgaaatagtcttaaaatgagggtgaatgagaaatagagtgaaaataaaatttttgagtaaaattttaagtttcccgctcttgacaatgagacattgtcccatattggaagaagaaaagatttttggtgggtatatatataattgctcttcttgtagctcttaaagagttaagaagaaagcaagcctcgcgccgtcgtcgtcgtcgtcgctcggcttcggattcggcttcggcttcggcttcggaatattaacgtaagattatccgcatttgtaacggatatgttccaatccgtgtattgacccccagctgcaatagcagccgcctaatgctcttcccaccatggccaagtgcttgctccacaaactcgttcatcttcaaagctggctgctataaatatgtgcagcagctgttgaagaaagacacaacaCCAACaccaaaaactggaaaaaaaaaaaacgttggttatacattgcactccctcctctcagcattttcatacgattttctgagtttctactcctttgttctgcattgttttaacttcaaacaaagcaactgtaagtgtgattcgctatcgaactttgtgttcgctgaaacactgggtttgaagtaccgctacaccagtgtgtgattcgttctatcctgaaaggaaataatccataaccttgggtactaggagggaattaaattccttaagaaaacactgtgaattcagtgggctcgaattaattactgtttcattacgataacttatattttccagaattattatttacaaatacaataATATTGGCGGGACAAACAATGCTTCCTTGGACGCAAATCCTTTTTCCTTTGGTTTAGTTCGTGGGACAAGTATTCAAGCAAAGATCTTTGTAAAAGGCATAAAAAAGGTACATCTCGTTCTTCTAGGGAGCCAAGGAGCTCACGTGCTCCACTGTCTTTCTAATCTTGTTTATTGCTAGCAGTAACAGATTTAATGATTATTTATAgattaatatattaattaatttgtTGTAACTCGGCatttattttttaagttttttCTCAAGCTCAAACTGCATTTATGCTTGGCACGATTTCTGAGTTCCGATTACTTAATCCCAGAACTACTACTTAGTGCCCTGGACTAGACATTTCCGTTCATCAATTTCTGAGTCTAGATTAGTTAATATTTTACTATTAAGTGCGTAATTAATGGGTTAGCTGGTCAAAGTCAGAATATCCCAATTAGTAACGGCAATGGAAGCGGTCGCCACACAAAATTATGATGTATGTACACCTTGGACGGTAAAATAAAAGGATTAAAAAAAGTGATGAGGGTCGTTGGACTGACATGTACTTCTATATATATAATTTGGATTAGGTGTTTCAGAAGTTGTTAAGTGGGATGGTGTGTTCTAATTAAGTAATGATTAACATCTTAGGTTGTACCTAATTATGCAGCCCCACATATATAACACCTTAAAGCCACATCTGCAATCATGTAGATTAGGACTGGCTAAGTACTAGTCGTAATCCAAGATTCAACTTAGTCAAACACATATTAAGATACTTGTATAATGTTGGGTTGAGCTGTTTTATGGGAATCATGTTAATATTGTGGTAGTACAACTGAACATGTTAGAAAAGATTGCCCTTTAAAATAATTCATTTGGTGATGGGGTTTGGTGAATTAATGTGTTGAGGCCGTTGAAATTCTCTCATCCATTCACAAGTTGGAACAAAAGAAATCTAACCAACAGAACATTGATGTTCGTTGTTAGCTATAGAAtatcaaatataatatttatttcattaataaaaAAGTTACTGAATATATTCCTTAGTCTTGCCGGTTGTATATAAGACGGGGTTGAAAGCAAAAATAGAAAACATTTATGGAAGATTGATGAAAGCTCTTCTTGGAATGATCAAGAGCTAGCTGAGGACAACTTAAGATTCGATTTTTAGATTAGTGTTTGTGTTTCCAAATTTGTATTATTGAGTAGATTGCTTCATACTGAAGTCAACATTAATGAATGGAGAAGGTGATTATTTATGGGAAGAACAATTTGATATTTTGATGTGATGAATTACCAACTCACAAGCTGTTATCGTTAAATACCTTCAACGAAGGTATGAACGTGATTTTCCTATGCAACCACAAATGCATATGTTCGTTCTTCCCGGGTTTGCTTTCTCATATAGTCTTTATAGAAAATATTGGATTAATTACCAATCGAGTGTTTTGttataaaatagaaaaattataTCAAAatggtatgttatttggtattTATTATTCCTATatatgaattaaaaaaaaaatctatatTAAACTCCGTACAATTATCAAGTTATTTACCGTGACTTAGTTGTATAAGGTCATTG contains:
- the LOC104088118 gene encoding O-fucosyltransferase 6-like, translated to MKRRKQRSHERLFLVLQIILHTLIFKRRRRIHHLIPLLSALSGGLLFFFVLFSPPITSQHHHLINPIWFNNGTELQMNLQKEHVFCVPMGGGSLSGDIWTSKQSKLYHGCSNSSDKFPSAEVNTHPNRYLMIATSGGLNQQRTGIVDAVVAAHILNAVLVVPKLDQKSYWKDSSNFSEIFDVDRFISHLSKDVKIIRDIPRIRDKVITPYTTRVPRKCNAKCYQTRILPILKKKHAVQLTKFDYRLSNRLDIDMQKLRCRVNFHALKFTDPIIEMGRKLVERIRMKSNHFVALHLRFEPDMLAFSGCYYGGGDKERKELGKIRKRWKTLHARNPDKERRHGKCPLTPEEIGLMLRALGFGNDVHIYVASGEIYGGEETLAPLKALFPNFYSKETIASKEELAPFSSFSSRMAALDFMVCDESDVFVSNNNGNMARMLAGRRRYFGHKPTIRPNAKKLYKLFLNRNNMTWEEFASQVRTSQIGFMGEPMEVKPGRGEFHENPSACICADSDANDREDVSLFGTSSIISETDTGSSTNIARRDMVEVTDGQVSEEEQEWSDTEYMENELEI